In Helianthus annuus cultivar XRQ/B chromosome 9, HanXRQr2.0-SUNRISE, whole genome shotgun sequence, the following are encoded in one genomic region:
- the LOC110876801 gene encoding protein NRT1/ PTR FAMILY 2.10, whose protein sequence is MFVAAVVETKRRNVAHLKPTLGIEKGKDVISPMSGYWLVIQMVVTGISEGFAVIGIVEFFYEQFPKNMKSFAGSFFYCGFAMSSYLSSILISIVHRTTNEGLARNWLAQDLNKGKLDYFYYLCMGLEVLNLIYYLMVAKWYKYKGSGDETIDVPLEDMPTTYKHVV, encoded by the coding sequence ATGTTTGTGGCAGCTGTAGTTGAAACGAAAAGAAGAAATGTAGCACATTTAAAGCCAACATTGGGGATTGAAAAAGGAAAAGATGTGATTTCACCAATGTCAGGCTATTGGTTGGTAATTCAAATGGTGGTTACCGGTATCTCAGAAGGGTTTGCTGTAATCGGGATTGTTGAATTTTTCTACGAGCAGTTTCCAAAAAACATGAAGAGTTTTGCGGGTTCTTTCTTCTATTGTGGGTTTGCTATGTCAAGTTATTTGAGCAGTATCTTGATATCAATTGTTCATAGAACGACTAATGAAGGTTTGGCAAGAAATTGGTTAGCTCAAGATTTAAACAAAGGGAAATTAGATTACTTTTATTACTTATGCATGGGGTTGGAGGTGTTGAACCTTATATACTATTTGATGGTGGCAAAATGGTATAAATACAAAGGAAGCGGAGATGAAACCATTGACGTCCCACTAGAAGACATGCCAACTACCTACAAACATGTCGTCTAA